One genomic window of Solanum dulcamara chromosome 10, daSolDulc1.2, whole genome shotgun sequence includes the following:
- the LOC129904916 gene encoding uncharacterized protein LOC129904916 has translation MNETLTPRRSPKIQKPHSTEGSSLIQSVIVVNTGQKTPVMKTRTQGLSNISPVNVGYSTSLLFGTELNADIPSFNLGISQEDPALVKPTNNLEPDLIKNSDIKPPDNLQPDTGNNTEAKRQPKKKSIAKKRVGFAHLNSKKRKVDVNTKQKEIIDDDDDDFVDEVPIRRSTSKVKFGKKKHKRN, from the coding sequence CATTAACACCTAGGAGAAGTCCTAAGATTCAAAAACCTCATTCAACTGAGGGTTCAAGCTTAATTCAATCAGTCATTGTTGTTAATACAGGTCAGAAAACCCCTGTTATGAAAACAAGAACACAAGGTCTAAGTAACATTAGTCCTGTTAATGTTGGTTATAGTACTTCTCTGCTGTTTGGCACTGAGTTGAATGCAGATATCCCATCATTCAATTTAGGGATTTCTCAAGAAGACCCTGCCCTTGTCAAACCTACAAATAACTTAGAACCTGACCTAATAAAGAACAGTGATATCAAACCTCCAGATAACTTGCAACCTGACACAGGGAATAACACTGAAGCTAAACGTCAGccaaagaaaaaatcaattgcGAAAAAACGTGTTGGATTTGCACATTTGAACTCTAAAAAGAGAAAAGTAGATGTTAacacaaaacaaaaagaaatcaTTGATGATGACGATGACGATTTTGTGGATGAGGTACCTATTCGAAGGTCAACGTCTAAGG